The following are from one region of the Rhizobacter sp. AJA081-3 genome:
- a CDS encoding DUF4149 domain-containing protein, with translation MSANRAAAVLAGLWAGILLAIGLIGAPAGFATLAVSADAGRVAGRMFAQEAYLGLGVAIVLFLLERGRARRAAEAGQGSALNANMLLLLGALFCTVAGYFALQPMMAAARAGQGPWSFGALHGVSAAFFGLKALLVLTLAWRLVPS, from the coding sequence ATGTCTGCCAACCGCGCCGCGGCGGTGCTGGCCGGCCTGTGGGCCGGCATCCTGCTTGCCATCGGGCTGATCGGCGCGCCGGCCGGCTTCGCCACGCTGGCCGTGTCGGCCGATGCCGGGCGGGTGGCCGGGCGCATGTTCGCGCAGGAGGCCTATCTCGGCCTGGGCGTGGCGATCGTGCTGTTCCTGCTCGAGCGCGGCCGGGCGCGCCGCGCTGCCGAAGCCGGGCAGGGCTCGGCGCTCAACGCCAACATGCTTCTGCTGCTCGGTGCGTTGTTCTGCACCGTGGCCGGCTACTTCGCGCTGCAGCCGATGATGGCGGCAGCGCGAGCCGGGCAGGGGCCCTGGTCCTTCGGCGCGTTGCACGGCGTCTCGGCCGCCTTCTTCGGGCTCAAGGCGCTGCTGGTGCTGACGCTGGCGTGGCGGCTCGTACCAAGCTGA
- the greA gene encoding transcription elongation factor GreA, translating into MVTIPLTKRGAEKLKEELARLKNVERHAVIQAIAEARAQGDLSENAEYEAAKDKQGFIEGRILEIEGKLAAAQIIDPSTLDAGGRVVFGSTVDLEDEDSGQKVTYQIVGDDEADLKQGLISISSPIARALIGKEGGDVAEVQAPGGVRHYEIVDVRYL; encoded by the coding sequence ATGGTCACCATTCCCCTCACCAAGCGCGGTGCCGAGAAGCTCAAGGAAGAGCTGGCGCGGCTGAAGAACGTCGAGCGCCACGCCGTCATCCAGGCGATCGCCGAGGCGCGTGCGCAGGGTGACCTCTCGGAGAACGCCGAGTACGAGGCCGCCAAGGACAAGCAGGGCTTCATCGAAGGCCGCATCCTCGAGATCGAGGGCAAGCTGGCGGCAGCGCAGATCATCGACCCGTCGACGCTGGACGCCGGCGGCCGCGTGGTCTTCGGCTCCACGGTCGACCTGGAAGACGAAGACAGCGGCCAGAAAGTCACCTACCAGATCGTCGGCGACGACGAAGCCGACCTGAAGCAGGGCCTGATCTCGATCAGCTCGCCGATCGCGCGTGCGCTGATCGGCAAGGAAGGCGGCGACGTGGCCGAGGTGCAGGCCCCCGGTGGCGTGCGCCACTACGAGATCGTCGACGTCCGCTATCTCTGA